The proteins below come from a single Streptomyces spongiicola genomic window:
- the tsaD gene encoding tRNA (adenosine(37)-N6)-threonylcarbamoyltransferase complex transferase subunit TsaD has translation MADEPLVLGIETSCDETGVGVVRGTTLLADAIASSVDEHARFGGVVPEVASRAHLEAMVPTIRRALAEAGVTARDLDGIAVTAGPGLAGALLVGVSAAKAYAYALGKPLYGVNHLASHICVDQLEHGPLPEPTMALLVSGGHSSLLLAPDITADVRPMGATIDDAAGEAFDKIARVLDLGFPGGPVIDRLAREGDPAAIAFPRGLTGPRDAAYDFSFSGLKTAVARWIEARRHAGEDVPVRDVAASFQEAVVDVLTRKAVRACKDEGVDHLMIGGGVAANSRLRALAEERCERAGIRLRVPRPKLCTDNGAMVAALGAEMVARNRPASDWELSADSSLPVTDPHVPGRPHPGRVHDHDHVHDHDHVHDHDHVHDHDHVHDHDHVHDHDHVHDHDHVHDHDHVHDHDHVHEISKDNLYS, from the coding sequence ATGGCTGACGAACCCCTCGTACTCGGCATCGAGACGTCCTGCGACGAGACGGGCGTGGGCGTCGTCCGCGGGACGACGCTCCTCGCCGACGCCATCGCCTCCAGCGTCGACGAGCACGCGCGCTTCGGCGGGGTGGTGCCCGAGGTCGCCTCCCGCGCCCACCTCGAGGCGATGGTCCCGACCATCCGGCGCGCCCTGGCGGAGGCCGGGGTCACCGCGAGGGACCTGGACGGCATCGCGGTCACCGCGGGCCCGGGCCTCGCCGGTGCGCTGCTGGTGGGTGTCTCGGCCGCCAAGGCGTACGCGTACGCGCTGGGCAAGCCGCTGTACGGGGTGAACCACCTCGCCTCCCACATCTGCGTCGACCAGCTGGAGCACGGCCCGCTGCCCGAGCCCACGATGGCCCTGCTGGTCTCCGGCGGCCACTCGTCGCTGCTGCTCGCGCCCGACATCACCGCCGACGTGCGGCCCATGGGGGCGACGATCGACGACGCCGCCGGCGAGGCGTTCGACAAGATCGCCCGGGTGCTGGACCTCGGCTTCCCCGGCGGCCCGGTCATCGACCGGCTGGCGAGGGAGGGCGATCCCGCGGCGATCGCGTTCCCGCGCGGGCTGACCGGTCCCCGCGACGCCGCGTACGACTTCTCCTTCTCCGGGCTGAAGACGGCCGTGGCGCGCTGGATCGAGGCCAGGCGGCACGCGGGTGAGGACGTACCCGTACGGGACGTCGCCGCGTCGTTCCAGGAGGCCGTGGTCGACGTGCTGACCCGGAAGGCCGTCCGGGCCTGCAAGGACGAGGGCGTCGACCATCTGATGATCGGTGGCGGGGTCGCCGCCAACTCCCGGCTGCGCGCGCTCGCCGAGGAACGCTGCGAGCGCGCCGGGATCCGGCTGCGGGTACCCCGGCCGAAGCTGTGCACGGACAACGGGGCCATGGTCGCCGCGCTCGGCGCGGAGATGGTCGCCAGGAACCGGCCCGCATCGGACTGGGAGCTGTCCGCCGACTCCTCGCTGCCGGTGACCGACCCGCATGTGCCGGGCCGGCCCCACCCGGGCCGTGTGCACGATCACGACCATGTGCACGACCACGACCATGTGCACGACCACGACCATGTGCACGATCACGACCATGTGCACGACCACGACCATGTGCACGACCACGACCATGTGCACGACCACGACCATGTGCACGACCACGACCATGTGCACGACCACGACCATGTGCACGAGATCAGCAAGGACAACCTCTACTCATGA
- the rimI gene encoding ribosomal protein S18-alanine N-acetyltransferase: protein MSTPVLREMRWWDIAPVLDVERELFPEDAWSPGMFWSELAHARGPRATRRYVVAQDPADGRIAGYAGLAAAGGLGDVQTIAVTRDHWGTGLGARLLTDLLQHATAWECEEVLLEVRVDNTRAQKLYERFGFEPIGFRRGYYQPGGIDALVMRLHVHDAQGTRNHG from the coding sequence GTGAGCACCCCCGTCCTGCGCGAGATGCGCTGGTGGGACATCGCGCCGGTGCTGGACGTCGAGCGCGAGCTGTTCCCGGAGGACGCCTGGTCCCCGGGCATGTTCTGGTCCGAGCTGGCGCACGCGCGCGGCCCGCGGGCGACCCGCCGCTACGTGGTCGCCCAGGACCCGGCGGACGGGCGGATCGCCGGCTACGCGGGCCTCGCGGCGGCCGGCGGGCTCGGCGACGTCCAGACCATCGCCGTCACACGCGACCACTGGGGCACGGGCCTCGGCGCCCGGCTCCTCACCGACCTGCTCCAGCACGCGACCGCGTGGGAGTGCGAAGAGGTCCTCCTCGAAGTACGGGTGGACAACACCCGGGCCCAGAAGCTCTACGAGCGCTTCGGCTTCGAGCCGATCGGCTTCCGCCGCGGCTACTACCAGCCCGGCGGCATCGACGCCCTCGTGATGCGGCTGCACGTACACGACGCACAAGGAACCCGGAACCATGGCTGA
- the tsaB gene encoding tRNA (adenosine(37)-N6)-threonylcarbamoyltransferase complex dimerization subunit type 1 TsaB, translated as MLLLAVDTATPAVTVALHDGDSVVAESTRVDARRHGELLLPSVDRVLTTAGLKLEVVTGVVVGVGPGPYTGLRVGLVTAAAFGSVLGVPVHGVCTLDGLAYAAGLQEPFTVATDARRKEVYWARYDGSGARTGEPAVDRPADIAGQVAGLPAVGAGALLYPEVFPDARGPEHQSAAALAALAAGKLAAGEELLPPRPLYLRRPDAQVPRNYKVVTPR; from the coding sequence GTGCTCTTGCTCGCCGTTGATACCGCCACCCCCGCCGTCACCGTCGCCCTCCACGACGGCGACTCCGTCGTCGCCGAGTCCACCCGGGTCGACGCCCGCCGGCACGGGGAGCTGCTGCTGCCCTCCGTCGACCGGGTCCTGACGACCGCCGGGCTGAAACTCGAGGTGGTCACCGGAGTCGTCGTCGGCGTCGGGCCAGGCCCGTACACCGGGCTGCGGGTGGGTCTGGTCACCGCCGCCGCCTTCGGCTCGGTCCTCGGTGTCCCGGTCCACGGCGTCTGCACGCTGGACGGGCTGGCGTACGCGGCAGGGCTCCAGGAGCCCTTCACGGTCGCCACGGACGCGCGGCGCAAGGAGGTCTACTGGGCGCGGTACGACGGCTCGGGCGCCAGGACCGGCGAGCCCGCGGTCGACCGGCCGGCCGACATCGCCGGGCAGGTCGCCGGGCTCCCCGCGGTCGGCGCGGGTGCCCTGCTCTACCCCGAGGTCTTCCCGGACGCCCGGGGCCCCGAGCACCAGTCGGCGGCCGCCCTCGCCGCGCTGGCCGCGGGGAAGCTGGCCGCCGGCGAGGAGCTGCTGCCGCCGCGGCCGCTGTATCTGCGCCGCCCGGACGCCCAGGTGCCCAGGAACTACAAGGTGGTCACGCCGCGGTGA